A region of Acidimicrobiales bacterium DNA encodes the following proteins:
- a CDS encoding right-handed parallel beta-helix repeat-containing protein → MAKPPAADPGDGRDAGGLTRRRALGVGLGAGAGAWALGSGTAAAEAASSTTFDPTGLQVVTAGTVQDALEQVDERLEGTIGGPGIINVRDYGAVGDGVTNDMAAVIDALIVDKSSSNPFDWVPRFDPAVGGILYFPPGVYYFTGIIIVWFSGLRIMGAGAGRTTLLFKQTGYSGPIDYAPKIWFADPRGDRRVRDQSISDLTVTTDLLLDTAPSRDAGESPLQFWQADRIEIARVEVVDSPAFGISITDATDCVVKDCHVHDIHIDGIHLKGVTRGLVHGCLVDHTGDDAIAVSGGSQADHESLLSSQVVVSSNVVSRSGSRGICVFGADGVVVSDNTVKDTHQAGIGILPDRNNGNTRHVVIRGNHIDGVGLYGEDTDVLWGAGIPAAISVGSPFDSDTPDQTVDDVLVEGNLVNDCRNGFVLIERASDVKVAGNQFYGPITVAQPAPGSHQQAGTGSGQILVPSPPYSGGGTPVYPAVRVRRAKRVRIDNNLVRPASNERAFLVEGPTAAEVVRARVSDNSIDRGTSPPLGTGGVDEIAIGPAGVVAYQGGNDVNGLAIAPASTPA, encoded by the coding sequence ATGGCCAAGCCACCGGCGGCCGACCCCGGCGACGGCAGGGACGCGGGCGGGCTCACCCGTCGGCGCGCCCTCGGCGTCGGCCTGGGCGCGGGGGCCGGTGCGTGGGCGTTGGGGTCGGGCACCGCGGCCGCCGAGGCGGCGTCGTCGACCACGTTCGACCCGACCGGTCTCCAGGTGGTGACCGCAGGCACGGTGCAGGACGCGCTCGAGCAGGTGGACGAGCGCCTCGAGGGCACCATCGGCGGACCGGGCATCATCAACGTGCGGGACTACGGCGCCGTCGGCGACGGCGTGACGAACGACATGGCCGCGGTGATCGACGCCCTCATCGTCGACAAGTCGTCGTCGAACCCGTTCGACTGGGTGCCGCGCTTCGATCCTGCGGTCGGCGGCATCCTCTACTTCCCGCCGGGCGTCTACTACTTCACGGGCATCATCATCGTGTGGTTCAGCGGCCTGCGGATCATGGGTGCGGGGGCCGGCCGCACCACCCTGCTCTTCAAGCAGACCGGCTACAGCGGCCCCATCGACTACGCGCCGAAGATCTGGTTCGCCGACCCGCGCGGTGACCGGCGCGTCCGCGACCAGTCCATCAGCGACCTCACCGTCACGACGGACCTGCTGCTCGACACCGCACCCTCCCGTGATGCGGGCGAGAGCCCGCTCCAGTTCTGGCAGGCCGACCGCATCGAGATCGCCCGGGTCGAGGTGGTGGACAGCCCGGCGTTCGGGATCTCCATCACCGACGCGACCGACTGCGTGGTCAAGGACTGCCACGTGCACGACATCCACATCGACGGCATCCACCTGAAGGGCGTGACCCGGGGCCTCGTGCACGGCTGCCTGGTGGACCACACCGGCGACGACGCGATCGCCGTGAGCGGCGGGTCCCAGGCCGACCACGAGTCCCTGCTCAGCAGCCAGGTGGTCGTGTCGTCGAACGTCGTCTCCCGGAGCGGGTCGCGGGGGATCTGCGTGTTCGGGGCCGACGGCGTGGTCGTCAGCGACAACACGGTCAAGGACACCCACCAGGCCGGCATCGGCATCCTGCCGGATCGCAACAACGGCAACACCCGTCACGTGGTCATCCGGGGCAACCACATCGACGGGGTCGGTCTCTATGGCGAGGACACCGACGTGCTGTGGGGTGCGGGGATCCCTGCGGCGATCTCGGTGGGCAGCCCCTTCGACTCGGACACGCCCGACCAGACCGTCGACGACGTCCTCGTCGAGGGCAACCTGGTCAACGACTGCCGCAACGGGTTCGTCCTCATCGAGCGGGCGAGCGACGTCAAGGTGGCCGGCAACCAGTTCTACGGGCCCATCACGGTGGCGCAACCGGCCCCTGGCTCGCACCAGCAGGCGGGGACGGGCTCCGGCCAGATACTCGTGCCGTCGCCTCCCTACAGCGGCGGCGGGACGCCGGTCTACCCGGCGGTTCGGGTGCGCCGGGCCAAGCGGGTGCGCATCGACAACAACCTGGTGCGCCCGGCCAGCAACGAGCGCGCCTTCCTCGTCGAGGGGCCGACGGCCGCCGAGGTGGTACGGGCCCGCGTGTCCGACAATTCGATCGACCGTGGCACGTCACCCCCGCTGGGCACCGGCGGCGTCGACGAGATCGCCATCGGGCCGGCCGGCGTGGTGGCCTACCAGGGCGGCAACGACGTCAACGGGTTGGCCATCGCCCCGGCGAGCACCCCCGCCTGA
- a CDS encoding pentapeptide repeat-containing protein, with product MADPELEDQSAGLGRIGIARQSAVDRIIGWRAEHPGRVLDASGLILREANLSGVNLSGANFNGAWLESADLHDANLRGAMLAGAYLQRVDLRRADLREAVISGADMKGVNLQRADLRGARLERAHLGGADMCGANLETALQLHLARGLEYVISDADTVWPAGFDPADPYAAPHPEADDVRTGQLAEPEETTTYAFGVLPAPIAEAIAMALEPLEGEWRRGLSDGYEGAVIRRVESCFSAIRSEARSGQADALTVFRQLQMLAGALGTDDSSQWAELVVAFTGLRTPEAPDGASDAAAELDEAIGTLETGEEDQTLADIGRRAFAESYGQGLGKWAAGLTAGVVAAGVVGAAHVAVGADIAQTAVALGRWVLEVLKMSRGL from the coding sequence ATGGCGGATCCCGAACTCGAAGACCAGTCTGCCGGCCTAGGTCGCATAGGCATTGCTAGGCAGTCCGCCGTCGATCGAATCATCGGTTGGCGAGCGGAGCACCCAGGCCGGGTTCTAGATGCGAGTGGCTTGATCCTCCGCGAGGCGAATCTCAGCGGCGTAAATCTCAGCGGGGCCAACTTCAATGGTGCCTGGTTGGAGAGCGCCGACCTCCACGATGCGAACCTCCGCGGCGCCATGCTCGCCGGAGCGTACTTGCAGCGTGTAGATCTCAGACGAGCCGACCTGCGAGAGGCGGTGATCAGCGGCGCCGATATGAAGGGCGTCAATCTGCAGAGGGCGGATCTCCGAGGAGCTCGCCTCGAAAGAGCCCATCTCGGTGGGGCAGATATGTGCGGGGCCAACCTCGAGACGGCTCTTCAGCTCCACCTAGCGCGTGGACTTGAGTACGTGATCTCCGATGCGGACACAGTGTGGCCCGCTGGGTTTGACCCCGCAGATCCGTATGCGGCTCCACACCCCGAGGCAGACGATGTTCGAACGGGGCAGCTAGCCGAGCCTGAGGAGACCACGACCTATGCGTTCGGTGTCCTGCCAGCTCCGATCGCTGAAGCAATAGCGATGGCCTTGGAACCGCTGGAGGGAGAGTGGCGTCGTGGCCTGAGCGACGGGTACGAGGGTGCGGTGATCCGGCGGGTCGAGTCCTGCTTTTCGGCAATCAGGTCTGAGGCACGGTCGGGTCAGGCGGATGCCCTCACTGTGTTCCGTCAGTTGCAGATGCTGGCCGGAGCGCTGGGAACCGACGACAGCTCGCAGTGGGCTGAACTGGTAGTTGCCTTCACAGGACTCAGGACGCCAGAGGCCCCAGACGGTGCAAGCGATGCAGCCGCCGAGCTAGACGAGGCGATCGGGACACTAGAGACGGGCGAGGAAGATCAGACGCTCGCTGACATCGGCAGACGAGCTTTCGCCGAATCCTACGGCCAGGGCCTCGGCAAGTGGGCCGCAGGCCTCACAGCGGGGGTTGTAGCGGCAGGAGTGGTTGGGGCGGCCCACGTGGCAGTCGGGGCCGACATTGCCCAGACCGCCGTGGCCCTCGGACGTTGGGTCCTCGAGGTGCTCAAAATGTCACGAGGTCTCTAG
- a CDS encoding penicillin acylase family protein: MRTGGKFLALLVSLLLLGAACSSDDGGGGDAGGDTDATAADGPYEATIRRTAHGVAHISAEDLGSLGFGQGYAFAEDHLCTLADQIVKVRGERSRWHGAGEEDANLNSDLAYRQLDLVGLAEAALPDIDADARAVIQGYAAGYNAYLEETGVDELPGWCAGEEWVEPITELDLVTYYKDLGLLASGRNFLDFAATAQPPAGAGGGSEDEDDGATTTTEAGAAENALALPTAETAALGSNGWAIGSERSETGGGLLLANPHFPWTGELRLWESHLTVPGEIDVYGAGLLGTPGVLIGFNDAVAWTHTVSAGNRFTAYTLDLVPGDPTSYVYGDEERAMTSTDITVEVLGDDGEVTEESRTLWSSHYGPIINFPGVGWTDETTVTYRDANIDNDVLIEQFLAMDRAGSMDEFQAAHRDITGIPWVNTMATSADGTAWYADTAATPNLSEEAIDAWLGAREDDPLTSLAWDNGAVLLDGSDPLYEWVDAEGARSPGLVPFADMPQLERDDFVFNANDSYWLSNPDEPLTGFSPMHGEADVPQAPRTQQNALTLQGDPAAGVDELDLETFTLDEVQDAVFANVSRTAVALKDEVVARCEGSSQAEACDVLAAWDGRDDVDSPGAPLWREFMSQFEYDDVVDAGALYAEPFDPERPLETPSGLAPAPPAVNPDPIVTALGAAAASLTDRGFAVDATLGDLQYAAPKPGRIPVPGGTFRDGTINIIGVSSNSSSTEPGDEAEETASDTSNLSESGYQVRFGSSFMMAVAYGEDGPEAEAILTYSQSGDPESPLFFDQTEELFSVEEWHPVLFTDDAIAGDPDLTEVTVTGERDG, translated from the coding sequence ACGCGTTCGCCGAGGACCACCTCTGCACCCTCGCCGACCAGATCGTGAAGGTGCGCGGCGAGCGGTCCCGCTGGCACGGCGCCGGCGAGGAGGACGCCAACCTCAACAGCGACCTCGCCTACCGCCAGCTCGACCTGGTGGGCCTGGCCGAGGCCGCCCTCCCGGACATCGACGCCGACGCCCGCGCCGTGATCCAGGGCTACGCCGCGGGCTACAACGCGTACCTCGAGGAGACGGGCGTCGACGAGCTGCCCGGCTGGTGCGCCGGCGAGGAGTGGGTCGAGCCCATCACCGAGCTCGACCTCGTCACCTACTACAAGGACCTCGGCCTGCTCGCGAGCGGCCGCAACTTCCTCGACTTCGCCGCCACCGCCCAGCCCCCGGCCGGCGCCGGCGGGGGGTCCGAGGACGAGGACGACGGCGCCACCACGACCACCGAGGCCGGCGCCGCGGAGAACGCCCTCGCCCTGCCCACCGCGGAGACCGCCGCCCTCGGGAGCAACGGCTGGGCCATCGGCAGCGAGCGCAGCGAGACGGGCGGCGGCCTCCTGCTGGCCAACCCCCACTTCCCGTGGACGGGAGAGCTGCGCCTCTGGGAGAGCCACCTCACCGTCCCCGGCGAGATCGACGTCTACGGCGCCGGCCTGCTCGGCACTCCCGGCGTGCTCATCGGCTTCAACGACGCGGTGGCGTGGACGCACACCGTCTCCGCCGGCAACCGCTTCACGGCCTACACCCTCGACCTCGTCCCGGGGGATCCCACCTCCTACGTCTACGGCGACGAGGAACGGGCCATGACGTCGACCGACATCACCGTCGAGGTGCTGGGAGACGACGGCGAGGTCACCGAGGAGTCCCGCACCCTGTGGTCCAGCCACTACGGGCCCATCATCAACTTCCCCGGGGTGGGTTGGACCGACGAGACCACCGTCACCTACCGCGACGCCAACATCGACAACGACGTGCTCATCGAGCAGTTCCTGGCCATGGACCGGGCCGGGAGCATGGACGAGTTCCAGGCCGCCCACCGCGACATCACCGGCATCCCCTGGGTGAACACGATGGCCACCTCGGCCGACGGCACCGCCTGGTACGCCGACACCGCGGCCACCCCCAACCTCAGCGAAGAGGCCATCGACGCGTGGCTGGGGGCCCGCGAGGACGACCCCCTCACCTCGCTCGCGTGGGACAACGGCGCGGTGCTCCTCGACGGCAGCGACCCGCTCTACGAATGGGTCGACGCCGAGGGCGCCCGCTCCCCGGGCCTCGTGCCCTTCGCCGACATGCCCCAGCTCGAACGGGACGACTTCGTCTTCAACGCCAACGACTCGTACTGGCTGTCCAACCCCGACGAGCCCCTCACCGGGTTCTCGCCCATGCACGGCGAGGCGGACGTGCCCCAGGCGCCGCGCACCCAGCAGAACGCGCTCACCCTCCAGGGTGACCCCGCGGCCGGCGTCGACGAGCTGGACCTCGAGACCTTCACCCTCGACGAGGTGCAGGACGCGGTGTTCGCCAACGTCAGCCGCACCGCGGTGGCGCTGAAGGACGAGGTCGTGGCCCGTTGCGAAGGGTCGTCCCAGGCCGAGGCCTGCGACGTGCTCGCCGCGTGGGACGGCCGCGACGACGTGGACAGCCCCGGCGCCCCGCTGTGGCGGGAGTTCATGTCGCAGTTCGAGTACGACGACGTGGTCGACGCCGGCGCCCTCTACGCCGAGCCCTTCGACCCCGAGCGCCCCCTCGAGACCCCGAGCGGCCTGGCGCCGGCGCCGCCCGCCGTCAACCCCGACCCGATCGTCACCGCCCTCGGCGCGGCGGCGGCCAGCCTCACCGACCGCGGCTTCGCGGTCGACGCCACCCTCGGCGACCTCCAGTACGCCGCCCCCAAGCCGGGCCGCATCCCCGTCCCCGGTGGCACCTTCCGCGACGGCACCATCAACATCATCGGGGTGAGCAGCAACAGCAGCTCCACCGAGCCCGGCGACGAGGCCGAGGAGACCGCGTCGGACACGTCGAACCTGTCCGAGTCGGGCTACCAGGTCCGCTTCGGTTCGAGCTTCATGATGGCGGTGGCCTACGGCGAGGACGGCCCTGAGGCCGAGGCCATCCTCACCTACAGCCAGTCGGGCGATCCCGAGAGCCCGCTGTTCTTCGACCAGACCGAGGAGCTGTTCTCCGTGGAGGAGTGGCACCCGGTGCTCTTCACCGACGACGCCATCGCCGGGGACCCCGACCTCACCGAGGTCACCGTCACCGGCGAGCGGGACGGGTAG
- a CDS encoding STAS domain-containing protein — protein sequence MSDLLPGKPTNDPRLANEIVIELAGEIDLATCPQLIELVDREIRACDGGLVVMDMARVTFVDSTGLALLVRAQRSVTANGGHVVVRSPSPQFRHLLAITGVDALVTVEPHEPERTRLSVQAGVLAGAMANPLTSLPPW from the coding sequence ATGTCTGACCTGCTCCCCGGCAAGCCCACCAACGACCCTCGACTCGCCAACGAGATCGTCATCGAGCTGGCGGGCGAGATCGACCTCGCCACCTGTCCGCAGCTCATCGAGCTCGTCGACCGGGAGATCCGGGCCTGTGACGGTGGGCTCGTCGTCATGGACATGGCCCGGGTCACGTTCGTGGACTCCACCGGGTTGGCCCTGCTCGTCCGAGCCCAGCGCTCGGTCACGGCCAACGGGGGCCACGTCGTCGTCCGATCGCCCAGCCCCCAGTTCCGGCACCTGCTGGCCATCACCGGTGTCGACGCGCTCGTCACCGTCGAGCCTCACGAACCGGAGCGCACGCGCCTCAGCGTTCAGGCGGGGGTGCTCGCCGGGGCGATGGCCAACCCGTTGACGTCGTTGCCGCCCTGGTAG